A single region of the Dehalococcoides mccartyi genome encodes:
- a CDS encoding ABC transporter permease has protein sequence MQRHYHPAAGFLGKALRYGIVLLVIIALNFLIPRVMPGDPVKNILGEQAYYTAEDVAALSVELGLDKPIYQQFGDYLGGLFGGDWGYSYLYMQPVLEAVGGHLLWTLVLILPAIILGALLAGFAGLVAGYFRKTPLDIGLTSGFMLIYAMPHYWIAMLMLMFFSFNLGWFPMGKVTSGELSGFAYFADLLWHMALPLLVVTLFKAAYDFLIMRNTVISICGEDYILMARAKGLSRGRILFKHILRNSLAPLVTVTAIQFGMLFSGVLLVETVFSWPGMGTLIYEAIGARDYPLIQGAFLIIAVCVLLANMTADMLYRRLDPRVA, from the coding sequence ATGCAAAGACATTATCATCCGGCGGCCGGTTTTCTGGGTAAGGCGCTGCGTTACGGCATCGTACTGTTAGTTATCATTGCCTTAAATTTTCTGATTCCCAGGGTTATGCCGGGTGACCCGGTTAAAAATATTCTTGGTGAACAGGCCTACTACACCGCCGAGGATGTGGCCGCTCTTTCAGTTGAACTGGGGCTGGACAAACCTATATATCAGCAGTTTGGTGATTATCTGGGCGGGCTGTTTGGAGGAGACTGGGGTTACTCATACCTGTATATGCAGCCGGTTCTGGAGGCAGTGGGCGGGCATTTGCTGTGGACACTGGTGCTTATCCTGCCGGCTATTATACTGGGAGCATTGCTGGCCGGTTTTGCCGGACTGGTAGCGGGTTATTTCCGCAAGACTCCGCTGGACATAGGCCTTACCAGCGGCTTTATGCTGATTTACGCCATGCCCCATTACTGGATTGCCATGCTGATGCTTATGTTTTTTAGTTTTAATCTGGGCTGGTTTCCCATGGGCAAGGTTACTTCAGGCGAACTAAGCGGCTTTGCCTATTTTGCAGACCTGCTTTGGCATATGGCGCTGCCATTGCTGGTTGTTACCCTGTTTAAAGCCGCTTATGATTTCCTGATTATGAGAAATACGGTTATCTCCATTTGCGGGGAGGATTATATCCTGATGGCCAGAGCCAAGGGGCTCAGCCGCGGGCGGATTCTTTTTAAACATATACTCAGAAATTCACTTGCCCCGCTGGTAACGGTTACCGCTATACAGTTCGGCATGCTTTTTTCGGGAGTGTTGCTGGTGGAAACTGTTTTTTCTTGGCCGGGCATGGGGACACTTATTTATGAAGCTATCGGGGCGCGTGATTACCCGCTTATACAGGGTGCGTTTTTGATTATTGCAGTTTGTGTGTTGCTTGCAAATATGACGGCAGACATGCTTTACAGACGCCTTGACCCGAGGGTTGCCTAA
- a CDS encoding ABC transporter ATP-binding protein, which produces MKNLLEVTNLHVYFETPAGLVRANNGLNLHLEAGCSLGIMGESGCGKTVLVYSLLGLQQPGKVISGSILFKGRELVNLPETELNYIRGRQIALIPQNQSTALNPLLKVGEQISEIKTAFNSPDTGLDRAKHLFFELGLGDIHAVEHVLKSYPHQLSGGMRQRVLTAMALLAEPDLLVADEPTTALDASTRTTALNILKKSSSKTSLLVISHDLPALKTLCPKLAVMYAGRVVEYSDTESLMENPRHPYSRMLMKYQQSAGFLNMPLTGFESRDLLGDDKGCSFALFCPQATAICLKEIPQEVCLESGRVVCHLYTRNGLQTC; this is translated from the coding sequence ATGAAAAACCTGCTTGAAGTTACCAACCTGCACGTATATTTTGAGACTCCAGCCGGGCTGGTAAGGGCTAACAACGGGCTGAATTTACATCTTGAAGCAGGCTGTAGTCTGGGTATTATGGGTGAGAGCGGCTGCGGCAAGACTGTGCTTGTCTATAGCCTGCTGGGGCTGCAGCAACCCGGTAAAGTTATAAGCGGCAGCATACTTTTTAAAGGCAGGGAGCTGGTAAATCTGCCCGAAACAGAGCTGAACTATATAAGGGGCAGGCAGATTGCCCTTATTCCCCAAAACCAGTCTACTGCTCTGAACCCGCTTTTAAAGGTGGGTGAGCAGATTAGTGAAATTAAAACAGCCTTCAACAGCCCGGACACTGGGCTGGATAGAGCAAAACATTTGTTTTTTGAACTAGGGTTGGGGGATATTCATGCTGTTGAGCATGTATTGAAAAGCTATCCCCACCAATTGTCCGGAGGTATGCGCCAAAGAGTGCTGACCGCCATGGCCCTTCTTGCTGAGCCTGACTTGCTGGTGGCAGATGAACCCACTACCGCCCTTGACGCAAGTACCCGTACTACCGCTTTGAATATACTGAAAAAGTCCTCAAGTAAAACCAGTTTGCTTGTTATCAGCCATGACCTACCTGCGTTGAAAACCCTTTGCCCGAAACTAGCGGTAATGTATGCTGGCAGGGTTGTAGAGTACAGTGATACTGAAAGTCTGATGGAAAATCCCCGCCATCCATATAGCCGTATGCTTATGAAATATCAGCAGTCCGCAGGTTTTTTGAATATGCCTTTGACAGGTTTTGAAAGCCGGGATTTATTAGGTGATGACAAGGGTTGTAGCTTCGCCCTGTTCTGTCCCCAGGCAACCGCAATTTGTTTAAAAGAAATACCGCAGGAAGTTTGTCTGGAGAGCGGCAGGGTGGTTTGTCATTTGTATACCCGAAATGGGTTGCAAACGTGTTAA
- a CDS encoding ABC transporter ATP-binding protein, which translates to MLKAENLSVNFVVRHNPLVRLKHPDHTIKAVSDVSITLEKGEILGLVGESGSGKTTLARALAGLVRPSAGVVEYKGQDLQKMEGPEFKKYRREVQLMLQDSDATLDPRMRVTGLLEEPLKINRHLNKAEMQQSVSAVMEKTFIPPSLSGRYPVELSGGQRQRVSLARTILVRPEIIIADEPLSGLDTILRYQLLRLMLELKEEYGLSYLLISHDLQMVSSVCSRLAVMYRGKLVEVMGKENISQAVHPYTKMLMAGLALELEDGHDLHHHDEDGCGCGFAGRCPLHLPVCHQEAPPLKMVYENHLCACHLI; encoded by the coding sequence GTGTTAAAAGCTGAAAATCTGTCAGTTAATTTTGTAGTCAGACATAACCCTTTGGTACGCCTTAAGCACCCGGACCATACTATCAAGGCTGTTTCAGATGTGAGTATCACACTGGAAAAAGGTGAAATACTGGGGCTGGTAGGTGAAAGCGGCTCCGGTAAAACTACTCTGGCCAGAGCTTTGGCAGGATTGGTTCGCCCTTCTGCCGGTGTGGTTGAATATAAAGGGCAGGATCTGCAAAAGATGGAAGGCCCTGAGTTCAAAAAGTACCGCCGTGAAGTCCAGTTAATGCTGCAGGACTCGGACGCCACTTTAGACCCCCGCATGAGGGTTACAGGGCTTCTGGAAGAACCTCTAAAGATAAACCGTCACTTAAACAAGGCTGAAATGCAGCAATCGGTTTCAGCCGTTATGGAGAAAACTTTTATTCCGCCTTCGCTTTCCGGCCGCTACCCGGTAGAACTATCCGGCGGGCAGCGTCAGCGGGTGTCACTGGCCAGAACTATATTGGTAAGACCTGAAATAATAATTGCTGATGAACCTTTAAGCGGGCTGGATACTATTTTGCGTTACCAGCTGCTCAGGCTTATGCTGGAGCTTAAAGAAGAATATGGTTTGAGTTATCTGCTTATTTCACATGACCTGCAAATGGTTAGTTCGGTTTGCAGCCGTTTGGCGGTTATGTACCGAGGCAAGCTGGTTGAAGTGATGGGGAAAGAAAATATATCCCAGGCTGTTCACCCTTATACCAAAATGCTTATGGCAGGGCTGGCACTGGAGCTTGAAGATGGGCACGACCTGCATCACCATGACGAAGACGGATGCGGCTGCGGTTTTGCTGGGCGCTGCCCGTTGCATCTGCCGGTTTGCCATCAGGAAGCGCCGCCTTTGAAGATGGTTTACGAAAATCACCTCTGTGCCTGCCATTTAATCTGA
- the trpA gene encoding tryptophan synthase subunit alpha has product MSRISDAFSKRKPLIAYITVGYPDIETTLKLVPMLEANGVDIIELGIPFSDPLADGVTIQNASYQALQNGVTPEVCLSVAARLKEKTSIPMVFMGYYNPVYNYGLSEFCNKAAAAGISGLIIPDLPPGEAEDIEAAAKEAGLDIIFLLAPTSTDERIKLVAAKSGGFIYLVSHSGVTGATANLPADLGSFVSRVRKAARQPLAVGFGISTPEQAADISKYADGIIVGSRIIQLVQADPSLEKVSGFVRQLRKALG; this is encoded by the coding sequence ATGAGCCGCATCAGTGACGCATTTAGCAAACGCAAACCCCTTATAGCTTACATAACAGTCGGCTATCCGGATATTGAAACCACCTTGAAACTGGTGCCTATGCTGGAAGCAAACGGGGTGGATATTATAGAGCTGGGCATTCCGTTTTCAGACCCCTTGGCAGACGGGGTCACTATTCAGAACGCCAGCTACCAGGCACTTCAGAACGGGGTAACCCCTGAAGTCTGTTTGTCAGTTGCCGCCCGTCTAAAAGAAAAAACCTCTATACCCATGGTATTTATGGGGTATTACAACCCCGTTTACAATTACGGTCTGAGCGAATTCTGCAATAAGGCGGCCGCCGCCGGTATAAGCGGCCTTATTATTCCTGACCTGCCGCCGGGTGAGGCCGAAGATATAGAAGCAGCCGCCAAAGAAGCCGGGCTGGATATAATCTTCCTGTTAGCCCCCACCAGCACAGACGAACGGATTAAACTGGTAGCCGCCAAATCAGGGGGGTTTATCTACCTTGTTTCCCACTCAGGCGTTACCGGGGCAACTGCCAACCTTCCGGCTGACCTCGGCAGTTTTGTAAGCAGGGTAAGAAAGGCCGCCCGCCAGCCTCTGGCAGTGGGTTTCGGCATTTCCACCCCCGAACAGGCCGCCGATATCTCAAAATATGCTGATGGGATAATAGTAGGCAGCCGCATTATCCAGCTAGTACAGGCAGACCCTTCACTTGAAAAGGTAAGCGGCTTTGTCAGGCAGCTAAGAAAGGCACTTGGCTAA
- a CDS encoding ABC transporter permease, with translation MNILKRLTLDKLLFFGVIILGIFVFSAVFAPLISLYDPWTYGQAFLHPSAQHLLGTNDVGQDIFSELVYSARVSLWVGFAAASLATLLGVAVGIWAGFRRGWLDNVLMGTADIFLVIPALPLVILLSVYLGPSIWNIILVIALTLWPGTARVIRSQVITIRQSGYVESARIMGASEFRLMWRHVFPNVLPLVAAKFILAVAVALLLEASMSFLGLGDPSQKSWGMMLHYAFSRGGFVQNLYWWYLPPGLCITLCILGLTFINMSFEDRTDPRLQRILDR, from the coding sequence ATGAATATCCTTAAGAGACTGACCTTAGACAAGCTGCTGTTTTTCGGGGTGATAATCCTTGGCATATTTGTGTTTTCGGCCGTGTTTGCACCGCTAATTTCCCTGTATGACCCATGGACTTACGGGCAGGCTTTTTTGCACCCTTCTGCCCAGCATCTGCTGGGGACTAATGATGTGGGACAGGATATATTTTCCGAGCTGGTTTATTCGGCCAGAGTGTCTTTGTGGGTGGGATTTGCAGCTGCCTCTCTGGCTACTTTACTGGGGGTGGCGGTAGGTATCTGGGCGGGATTCCGCCGCGGCTGGCTGGATAATGTGCTGATGGGTACGGCGGATATATTTCTGGTCATACCGGCTTTGCCTTTGGTAATACTACTTTCGGTATATTTGGGCCCTAGCATCTGGAATATTATTCTGGTTATCGCTCTGACTCTCTGGCCGGGGACGGCAAGAGTAATCCGTTCGCAGGTGATTACTATCCGCCAGAGCGGTTATGTGGAATCTGCCCGTATTATGGGGGCAAGTGAATTCCGCTTGATGTGGAGGCATGTGTTTCCGAATGTATTGCCTTTAGTAGCTGCCAAGTTTATTCTGGCGGTGGCGGTGGCTTTGCTTCTTGAGGCTTCTATGAGCTTTTTGGGTCTGGGTGATCCTTCTCAAAAGAGCTGGGGTATGATGCTTCATTATGCTTTTTCGCGGGGAGGATTTGTCCAGAATCTGTACTGGTGGTATCTGCCGCCGGGGCTGTGCATTACCCTGTGTATATTGGGGCTGACCTTTATCAATATGAGTTTTGAAGACCGTACTGACCCGCGGTTGCAGAGGATACTGGACAGATGA
- the trpB gene encoding tryptophan synthase subunit beta: MPEVNSNCKPGYFGKYGGQFVPEILVPVLNELEQAYEKAKTDEAFQSRLKYLSNTFSGRPTPLYAAERLTEYLGGAHIYLKREDLAHTGAHKINNALGQGLLAQHMGKKRVIAETGAGQHGVATAAVCAMLGLECIVYMGEDDIKRQALNVFRMKLMGTEVRSVSSGSRTLKDAINEAMRDWVSNPETTYYIIGSVVGPRPYPAMVRDFQAVIGQETKAQSLKQLGGLPDCIVACVGGGSNAMGIFYDFIPDQSVRLIGVEAAGSGISTDKHSATLSAGKVGILHGAMSYLLQDEHGQVIETHSISAGLDYPGVGPEHSHLKDSKRVEYVSVTDDEALNGFKLLCSLEGIVPALESSHAIAHALKIAADMPKDKNIVINLSGRGDKDMDIVQKAMGVNL, encoded by the coding sequence ATGCCTGAAGTAAACAGCAACTGCAAACCGGGGTATTTCGGCAAGTACGGCGGCCAGTTCGTGCCTGAAATACTGGTACCCGTCCTGAACGAACTGGAACAGGCTTACGAAAAAGCCAAAACAGATGAGGCCTTTCAGTCACGCCTGAAATACCTTTCAAACACCTTTTCGGGGCGTCCCACTCCGCTGTATGCGGCCGAAAGGCTGACCGAATATCTGGGGGGTGCCCATATCTACCTCAAACGGGAAGACCTGGCCCATACCGGCGCCCACAAAATCAATAATGCCCTGGGTCAGGGTCTGCTGGCACAGCACATGGGCAAGAAAAGGGTTATTGCCGAAACCGGGGCGGGGCAGCACGGGGTAGCCACTGCGGCTGTCTGCGCTATGCTGGGGCTGGAATGTATTGTCTACATGGGCGAAGATGATATCAAACGCCAGGCCTTAAATGTGTTTCGCATGAAGCTGATGGGAACGGAAGTCAGGAGCGTTTCTTCGGGCAGCCGCACCCTGAAAGATGCCATCAACGAAGCCATGCGTGACTGGGTAAGCAACCCGGAAACCACTTATTACATAATCGGCTCGGTAGTCGGCCCGCGCCCTTACCCGGCCATGGTACGGGATTTTCAGGCCGTTATCGGGCAGGAAACCAAAGCCCAGTCACTAAAACAGCTGGGGGGGCTGCCGGACTGTATAGTGGCCTGCGTAGGCGGCGGCAGCAATGCCATGGGCATTTTTTATGATTTCATACCTGACCAAAGCGTACGCCTTATAGGGGTGGAAGCCGCCGGCAGCGGCATAAGCACCGACAAACATTCGGCTACCCTGAGTGCCGGCAAAGTGGGAATACTTCACGGAGCCATGTCCTACCTGCTGCAAGACGAGCATGGGCAGGTGATTGAAACCCACAGCATTTCGGCAGGACTGGATTACCCCGGCGTAGGCCCGGAGCACAGCCATTTGAAAGACAGCAAACGGGTGGAATACGTTTCGGTAACAGATGACGAAGCCCTGAACGGTTTTAAACTCCTTTGTTCACTGGAAGGGATTGTACCCGCTCTGGAATCATCCCACGCCATTGCCCACGCCCTGAAAATAGCAGCTGATATGCCCAAAGATAAAAATATAGTCATAAACCTGTCCGGCAGGGGAGATAAAGATATGGATATTGTCCAGAAAGCAATGGGGGTGAACCTATGA
- the thyX gene encoding FAD-dependent thymidylate synthase has product MEYNVEVKLLAMTPDAENLAEQAGRLCYASGSKQGSSQDWLQTRIKQGHESLLEHVSATFYIKASRVVTHELVRHRIGSYSQRSQRYVKENQAEFITPPEIAEGNDAKLDLFKEAMESAWDSYRKLLEAGIKAEIARYVLPNACATEIICTWNFRELRHILKLRTAPSAQPEMRAVAGRIKEILQKEAPKIFGDL; this is encoded by the coding sequence ATGGAATATAATGTAGAAGTAAAACTGCTGGCTATGACCCCTGATGCCGAAAATCTGGCCGAACAGGCCGGGCGGCTGTGTTACGCCAGCGGCAGTAAACAGGGCAGCAGCCAGGACTGGCTTCAAACCCGTATCAAACAGGGGCATGAAAGTCTGCTTGAACATGTGTCTGCCACTTTTTATATAAAGGCATCACGGGTGGTTACCCACGAACTAGTCAGACACCGCATTGGCAGTTACTCCCAGCGGAGCCAGCGTTACGTGAAGGAAAATCAGGCCGAGTTTATCACCCCGCCTGAAATAGCCGAAGGAAACGACGCCAAACTGGATTTATTTAAAGAGGCCATGGAAAGTGCCTGGGATTCATACCGCAAACTGCTGGAAGCGGGTATAAAAGCAGAAATTGCCCGTTATGTGCTGCCTAATGCCTGCGCCACTGAGATTATCTGCACCTGGAATTTCCGCGAACTGCGGCATATCTTGAAACTGCGTACCGCCCCGTCCGCCCAGCCGGAAATGCGGGCCGTAGCCGGCCGTATAAAAGAGATACTACAAAAAGAAGCCCCCAAAATATTCGGAGACCTCTAA
- a CDS encoding ABC transporter substrate-binding protein: MIGNWKKFKKVWLLGLAGVISLSLFAGCEQITPNADNTEIVTLKVGSTKPFKTVNRFSDYWYGVLTNLTTHDSLIRLGDDMSVKPWLAKSWTVSDDAMTFVFTIVDNAYWHDGTKLTAEDVAFSVEYYRDYIASASWMKDVIEDVSFSGDTVTLSLSRPYGNLLTEFMTYSVVPKHIWQDVDDPLKYNQPDMTVGSGPFVFESFDLASGKFIFKANEDYFQGKPTVDRLEVDIYQNMDALVLSLANGDIDTWWDYSGTFPYTSIPALIKSGKVDFETSTYLGVPSALGFNLEDGPASDINVRKAIAAAINYQQIIEYFYAGYGSVPTTGFVPPTHPNYNANLPSLAYNPAEANALLDAAGLMDTDGDGIREDASGQNISLRLLARSDQSTNMRLAEILRDALSEIGLGVEIRALDLSAWASVKDALDYDMVLFGATPWGTLMHAGHGSGYFDSRRTGQGVLHNLDVAEYLAACDARLATADPAQQAILDLRIQELTAEYLPGIALAWTESVYPYQQGWSGWVIDSIYGGVFNGFSFLSVRSP, from the coding sequence GTGATTGGGAATTGGAAAAAATTTAAGAAAGTGTGGCTGCTGGGTCTGGCGGGAGTGATATCGCTGAGCCTGTTTGCCGGCTGTGAGCAGATAACCCCGAATGCCGATAATACCGAGATTGTTACCCTGAAGGTTGGTTCTACCAAACCTTTCAAGACTGTCAATCGCTTCAGTGACTACTGGTACGGGGTACTAACCAATCTGACTACCCATGACAGCCTGATAAGGCTGGGGGATGACATGTCCGTCAAGCCTTGGCTGGCCAAGTCATGGACAGTGTCGGATGATGCCATGACATTTGTCTTTACTATTGTAGACAATGCCTACTGGCATGACGGTACCAAACTGACGGCTGAGGATGTGGCCTTTTCAGTAGAGTACTACCGTGATTACATTGCGTCAGCCAGCTGGATGAAAGATGTTATAGAAGATGTAAGCTTTTCGGGGGATACGGTTACTTTGAGTTTGTCTCGTCCTTACGGCAACCTCTTGACCGAGTTTATGACCTATTCGGTTGTACCCAAACATATCTGGCAGGATGTGGACGACCCGCTTAAGTATAACCAGCCGGATATGACAGTCGGTTCAGGCCCATTTGTATTTGAAAGTTTTGACCTTGCTTCCGGCAAGTTTATTTTCAAGGCTAACGAAGACTATTTTCAGGGCAAGCCAACTGTTGACCGCCTTGAAGTGGATATCTACCAGAATATGGATGCTTTAGTTTTATCACTGGCTAATGGTGATATAGATACCTGGTGGGATTATTCGGGTACTTTTCCCTATACCAGCATACCCGCCCTGATAAAGTCAGGCAAAGTGGATTTTGAGACCAGCACCTATCTGGGTGTTCCGTCTGCATTGGGTTTTAACCTTGAAGACGGCCCTGCCAGTGACATAAATGTCCGCAAGGCTATTGCCGCGGCTATAAACTACCAGCAGATAATAGAATACTTTTATGCGGGTTACGGCAGTGTGCCTACCACTGGTTTTGTTCCCCCCACCCACCCCAACTACAATGCAAATCTGCCTTCTTTGGCATATAATCCTGCAGAGGCAAATGCCCTGCTGGATGCGGCCGGGTTGATGGATACAGACGGGGATGGCATTCGTGAAGATGCATCCGGCCAGAACATTTCCCTGAGGCTGCTGGCCAGATCTGATCAGTCTACCAATATGCGTCTGGCTGAAATACTGCGGGATGCCCTGTCTGAGATTGGGCTTGGGGTAGAAATAAGGGCACTTGACCTTTCGGCTTGGGCTTCGGTGAAGGATGCCCTTGATTATGATATGGTTCTCTTCGGGGCTACTCCCTGGGGGACCCTGATGCATGCCGGGCATGGTTCGGGCTACTTTGATTCCAGACGTACCGGTCAGGGTGTTTTGCACAATCTGGATGTGGCTGAATATCTGGCCGCCTGTGATGCCAGACTGGCTACGGCTGATCCTGCCCAGCAGGCTATACTGGACCTGCGGATACAGGAACTTACCGCCGAATATTTGCCGGGTATTGCCCTGGCCTGGACAGAGAGTGTCTACCCCTACCAGCAGGGTTGGTCAGGCTGGGTGATAGACAGTATCTACGGAGGAGTCTTTAATGGCTTCTCCTTCTTGAGTGTTCGGTCTCCCTAA
- a CDS encoding MarR family winged helix-turn-helix transcriptional regulator encodes MTHRLRKDGYKIWSILMQARTAAYHVRRKDLMEYGVSPEQAGILERLYHTKDKTMTPTRIAEIFLRQPNTITAILRGMERKGLVELSKDLERKNMIRVTITEKGTQLREIINTNLAETRKIFDVLSDEELELLENMLLRIRDKSITQTSSSKYNAKRKLEQIHESDSQIL; translated from the coding sequence ATGACTCACAGACTAAGAAAAGACGGCTACAAAATATGGTCAATTCTTATGCAGGCCAGAACGGCAGCCTACCACGTACGCAGAAAAGACCTGATGGAGTATGGAGTTTCACCGGAACAGGCAGGCATACTGGAACGGCTTTACCACACTAAAGACAAAACTATGACACCCACCCGCATAGCCGAGATTTTTTTACGTCAGCCCAACACTATTACCGCCATTTTGAGGGGCATGGAGAGAAAAGGGCTGGTTGAACTAAGCAAAGACCTGGAAAGAAAAAACATGATTCGGGTCACCATTACCGAAAAGGGCACTCAGCTAAGAGAGATTATAAACACTAATCTTGCTGAAACACGCAAAATATTTGATGTCCTGTCTGACGAGGAGTTGGAACTGCTGGAAAATATGCTCTTAAGAATAAGAGATAAATCCATAACCCAAACTTCATCCTCCAAGTACAATGCAAAACGCAAACTTGAGCAGATTCACGAATCTGACAGCCAGATACTCTGA
- a CDS encoding reductive dehalogenase encodes MPNFHSALSRRDFMKGLGVVGAGLGTAAAAAPAFRDLDDVISSPNAEWKRPWWVKYRELDNPTTEIDWSLMNRWDGRQTGQAPGIQAKYLGVDEIKKRYANVLTNKVNAITSETPGQTLKDYALSSGAGFFMNLPYVTTFMGPQKVATPQSMNVPVWQGTPEENSRMLRSAVIFYGGGQVGFGVIDQKIKDKLVFTNHKGAANSIGFVENFPPPPALGKAYVFEDVDVGYEGATTFVLPANKQLYEFCFTVPMSKDMFRTANESQIMYAANLSRYRLFGNIQNSIQEFIRSLGYTCYGYASPFSGIMPAIASAQLTGITEGNRNNGFCTSPEYGPVLGVFSLVTDMPLEPTNPIDAGIWRFCQTCTKCADACPVNAIPKDHEPTWDLPNIYGKADIVHSPGRKQYWTNAVDCWLFLTEYNGCGACMATCTFNTNTAPIHELVRATLATTPALNTFLWQADKFFGYGLNEDKEEWWDLSLPVYGFDSAATSSHGGYDK; translated from the coding sequence GTGCCTAATTTTCATTCCGCGCTGTCACGACGTGACTTTATGAAAGGGCTTGGGGTAGTCGGTGCCGGTCTTGGAACTGCAGCGGCCGCCGCTCCGGCTTTTCGTGATCTGGATGATGTGATATCTTCGCCTAATGCTGAATGGAAACGCCCTTGGTGGGTGAAATACCGTGAGTTGGATAATCCCACTACTGAAATTGACTGGTCATTGATGAATAGATGGGATGGACGCCAGACAGGGCAGGCACCCGGTATCCAGGCTAAGTATTTGGGTGTGGACGAAATAAAGAAACGATATGCCAATGTCCTGACCAATAAAGTAAATGCTATTACCAGTGAAACTCCTGGTCAGACACTGAAGGATTATGCCCTTTCATCCGGCGCAGGCTTTTTTATGAATTTGCCTTATGTGACCACTTTTATGGGTCCCCAGAAGGTGGCTACTCCCCAAAGTATGAATGTACCTGTCTGGCAGGGTACTCCTGAGGAAAACAGCCGTATGCTGCGTTCAGCGGTAATCTTTTACGGCGGCGGGCAGGTCGGTTTTGGTGTTATAGACCAGAAAATCAAGGATAAACTGGTGTTCACCAACCATAAAGGGGCTGCGAACTCTATAGGTTTCGTGGAAAATTTCCCACCGCCTCCGGCGCTGGGCAAAGCATATGTATTTGAAGATGTGGATGTAGGTTACGAAGGGGCGACTACTTTTGTTCTGCCGGCCAATAAACAGCTTTATGAATTTTGCTTCACCGTGCCTATGTCCAAAGACATGTTCAGGACAGCAAATGAATCCCAGATAATGTATGCTGCCAATCTGTCGCGTTATCGGCTCTTCGGTAATATCCAGAATTCTATTCAGGAATTTATCCGTTCACTTGGCTATACCTGTTACGGTTATGCCTCACCCTTTTCGGGTATTATGCCTGCTATTGCCAGCGCCCAGCTGACCGGTATTACCGAAGGAAACCGCAACAACGGTTTTTGCACTAGCCCTGAATACGGACCTGTACTTGGGGTGTTCAGTTTGGTGACCGATATGCCTCTTGAGCCTACCAATCCTATAGATGCCGGTATCTGGAGGTTCTGTCAGACCTGTACCAAGTGTGCTGATGCCTGTCCGGTAAACGCCATACCCAAAGATCATGAACCCACCTGGGATTTGCCAAATATTTATGGCAAGGCGGACATTGTCCATTCCCCCGGCCGCAAGCAGTATTGGACGAATGCTGTTGATTGCTGGCTGTTCCTGACAGAGTACAATGGCTGCGGTGCTTGTATGGCTACCTGCACTTTCAATACAAATACTGCTCCTATCCATGAACTTGTCCGGGCTACTCTGGCTACTACTCCCGCCCTGAATACATTCCTGTGGCAGGCGGATAAATTCTTTGGCTACGGTTTGAACGAGGACAAGGAAGAGTGGTGGGATCTGTCTCTGCCGGTTTACGGGTTTGACAGTGCTGCTACATCAAGTCACGGCGGATATGATAAATAA